The DNA sequence GTTATAATCATGCAGAGTTACAAAAGATATTTATATAATTAATAAGGATTATTTCATGCTTAAAGATTTCTCCAAAGTAGAAACCTTTTTAACCGTTGTGCGCGAAAAGAGCTTCTCAAAAGCCTCTAAAAAATTAGGAATCAGCCAACCAGCAGTCACACAACAGATCAAACTTTTAGAAGAATATTTGGACATTCAGATTGTTGATCGTAAGAAAAACGGCATCAAACTGACCACCGCAGGCGAAGAACTCTATAAAGTAGCTATCAAACTTGAAAAACATCTCTTAGCCGCTGAACGTGAAATGTTACGATTGGTCAACAAAGAGGTTATTTTTGTGCTTGGGGCATCTCCTGTCATTGGCAACTATATTCTGCCAAATTTTCTCAATGATATTCAAGAAGCCATTAAAAATAATGTAATGCTCAAAGTTGAAGATGCTAGAGAAATTACTGAAAAACTCCTTGATAAAAAAGTGGATTTAGCATTGATTGAAGCGCCTATTTTTCAAGAGGGCATTATTTACCGTGAGTGGTTAGAAGATGAACTGGTCAT is a window from the Sulfurospirillum oryzae genome containing:
- a CDS encoding LysR family transcriptional regulator; protein product: MLKDFSKVETFLTVVREKSFSKASKKLGISQPAVTQQIKLLEEYLDIQIVDRKKNGIKLTTAGEELYKVAIKLEKHLLAAEREMLRLVNKEVIFVLGASPVIGNYILPNFLNDIQEAIKNNVMLKVEDAREITEKLLDKKVDLALIEAPIFQEGIIYREWLEDELVITSRSPLPKLVKKEDLLSYNWICREEESNTRKIIHETFEKMDVDCKSFKVKSIVTSSTAVKHTLMKANIEETPTVSILSKHIIADELENGLLYTTKMKGLKLTRMLYLCYIKDRKHDALIDNVINYIMSKQDIKA